A window of Streptomyces armeniacus contains these coding sequences:
- a CDS encoding YciI family protein — translation MPRFLTIVMHNERTQPTEDPSPELQRRMGELFEEISKAGVMLDMGELTRTPDATRLTWTGGELSQTDGPFTESKEVVGGYTIIQAKDKAEALEWARRFGDIQGLHEDLTAEVRQISED, via the coding sequence ATGCCGCGTTTCCTGACGATCGTCATGCACAACGAGCGCACCCAGCCCACCGAGGACCCGAGCCCCGAGCTGCAGCGGCGGATGGGCGAGCTGTTCGAGGAGATCAGCAAGGCCGGGGTGATGCTCGACATGGGCGAGCTGACCCGTACGCCGGACGCCACCCGGCTGACCTGGACGGGCGGCGAGCTCAGCCAGACCGACGGGCCGTTCACCGAGAGCAAGGAGGTCGTCGGCGGCTACACGATCATCCAGGCCAAGGACAAGGCCGAGGCTCTGGAGTGGGCCAGGCGGTTCGGCGACATCCAGGGCCTGCACGAGGATCTGACCGCCGAGGTGCGGCAGATCTCCGAGGACTGA